A DNA window from Myripristis murdjan chromosome 19, fMyrMur1.1, whole genome shotgun sequence contains the following coding sequences:
- the LOC115377617 gene encoding cell death-inducing p53-target protein 1 homolog, translating into MEHLDPNDVPFQVLRQSESLVVDGRFTSEWESSTEATSLSSDPRQEAPEPGRCYSTLEVIELRRQQLHNRHAILLSMHQFRNKNKENSSKTNEEMAGEDDDHPCELEAIQRELEELAAKERDFQRHKGSSPHGSHLDIHSPPYEVDHVTRYGGIYTLPPPQLPGEEVTSATWERGGGPKQETEPDAEKTTDPVTPAEDLALTSAVTKCPSCDMIVTTETHRRVGRTMWILCWLSSMFGCVAGCCLIPFFLNTLKDIDHRCPECHTVINTYYHL; encoded by the exons ATGGAGCACCTAGACCCAAATGATGTGCCCTTCCAGGTCCTCCGGCAGTCAGAAAGCTTGGTTGTTGACGGACGATTCACCTCAGAGTGGGAGAGCTCCACAGAGGCCACGTCTCTGTCCTCTGATCCCAGGCAGGAGGCTCCAGAGCCGGGTAGATGTTACTCAACCCTGGAGGTCATCGAGCTCCGCAGGCAGCAGCTTCACAACAGGCACGCCATCCTGCTGAGCATGCACCAGTTTAGgaataaaaacaaggaaaacagcagcaagacCAACGAGGAAA TGGCCGGTGAGGACGATGACCATCCCTGCGAGCTGGAAGccatccagagggagctggaggagctggcgGCTAAAGAGAGGGACTTCCAGCGGCACAAAGGCAGCAGTCCACATGGAA GTCATTTGGACATACATTCCCCCCCATACGAGGTTGATCATGTGACACGATATGGGGGGATCTACACGCTGCCGCCACCCCAGCTCCCAGGGGAGGAAGTGACATCAGCAACATGGGAGAGGGGGGGAGGGCCCAAACAGGAAACTGAGCCTGAcgcagaaaaaacaacagaccCCGTCACTCCAG CCGAAGATCTGGCCTTGACCTCAGCTGTCACCAAATGCCCGTCCTGTGACATGATCGTCACCACGGAAACCCACAGGAGAGTGGGTAGGACAATGTGGATACTTTGCTGGTTGTCATCCATGTTCGG GTGTGTTGCAGGCTGCTGTTTGATCCCGTTCTTCCTAAATACTCTGAAGGACATCGATCACCGGTGTCCTGAGTGCCACACAGTCATCAATACCTACTATCATCTCTGA